The following proteins come from a genomic window of Acinetobacter baumannii:
- the dld gene encoding D-lactate dehydrogenase, giving the protein MQTFSPKAVIERLQNIVGRSYVLTDDQSTRQYRQGRRFGEGKVLAVVVPGTLLEQWQVLQAAIEADCIVIMQAANTGLTGGSTPYGDDYDRPVLVMSTRRLKGIQVIHDGKQVICLPGATLDNLEQILKGYNREPHSVIGSSCIGASVLGGVCNNSGGALVRRGPAYTELALYAQVNSAGQLELVNHLGVNLGSTPEEILTRLEKQQYKAVDILDDSEKQASDHRYAHDVTQVDEDTPARFNADPSRLFEASGSAGKVCVFAVRLDTYEKVESSVFYIGSNDADDLTAIRRYLLTSLPSLPIAGEYIHRDAYLIGEKYGKDTFLFIEKFGTANVPKAFAMKDKVDGFLEKFKIKGLTDQILQAITFFLPSHLPKRMTEYRDRYEHHLVLRVENNSKAQTEQFLKEYFAVHQSGNYFVCSEEEGRKAFLHRFAIAGAAIRYRDTHRSEVEDIVALDIALRRNDREWVEQLPAEMENKILYKLYYGHFFCHVFHQDYILKKGNDPLEMEHQMWKLLDARRAEYPAEHNVGHLYIAKPALANFYQKLDPTNSFNVGIGHTSKLKYWGKAKS; this is encoded by the coding sequence ATGCAAACATTTTCTCCTAAAGCAGTGATCGAACGTTTACAGAATATTGTAGGGCGTTCTTATGTTTTGACCGATGATCAAAGTACGCGTCAGTACCGTCAAGGTCGTCGTTTTGGTGAGGGGAAAGTGCTTGCAGTGGTTGTACCAGGGACCTTGCTAGAGCAATGGCAGGTGCTCCAAGCTGCAATTGAGGCAGACTGTATTGTGATTATGCAGGCGGCCAATACGGGATTGACCGGTGGTTCAACTCCGTATGGCGATGACTATGATCGTCCTGTTTTGGTGATGAGTACCCGCCGTTTAAAGGGTATTCAAGTCATCCATGACGGCAAGCAAGTCATTTGTTTACCGGGTGCGACCTTAGATAATTTAGAGCAAATTTTAAAAGGCTATAATCGTGAACCACATTCGGTGATTGGTTCATCTTGTATTGGTGCATCGGTACTCGGCGGTGTGTGTAATAACTCTGGTGGTGCACTGGTACGCCGTGGTCCTGCGTATACGGAACTGGCGTTATATGCTCAGGTGAACTCTGCTGGTCAATTAGAGCTGGTGAATCATTTAGGCGTAAATTTGGGCTCGACACCCGAAGAAATTTTGACTCGTTTAGAGAAGCAGCAATACAAAGCCGTAGATATTTTAGATGATAGCGAAAAGCAGGCGTCTGACCATCGTTATGCGCACGATGTGACGCAAGTGGATGAGGATACGCCTGCTCGTTTTAATGCAGACCCGTCACGATTATTTGAAGCATCAGGTTCGGCAGGTAAAGTCTGTGTGTTTGCTGTACGCCTTGATACCTATGAAAAAGTAGAGAGCAGTGTTTTTTATATTGGTAGTAATGATGCCGATGATTTAACGGCTATTCGTCGCTACTTACTGACCTCACTGCCAAGCTTGCCAATTGCGGGCGAATATATTCACCGTGATGCTTATTTGATTGGTGAAAAGTACGGAAAAGACACCTTCTTATTTATTGAAAAGTTTGGTACAGCCAATGTTCCAAAAGCTTTCGCGATGAAAGACAAAGTCGATGGCTTTTTAGAAAAATTTAAAATTAAAGGTTTAACAGACCAGATTTTACAGGCAATTACCTTCTTTTTACCGAGTCATTTGCCTAAGCGTATGACCGAATATCGAGATCGTTATGAGCACCATTTAGTGTTACGTGTTGAAAATAATTCAAAAGCTCAGACCGAGCAGTTTTTAAAAGAATATTTTGCAGTGCATCAGTCAGGCAACTATTTCGTATGTAGTGAAGAGGAAGGTCGAAAGGCGTTCTTACACCGTTTTGCGATTGCAGGAGCTGCAATTCGTTATCGCGATACACACCGTAGTGAAGTTGAAGATATTGTGGCGCTTGATATTGCGTTACGTCGTAATGACCGCGAATGGGTAGAGCAACTACCAGCCGAGATGGAAAACAAAATTCTCTATAAACTCTATTATGGGCATTTCTTTTGTCATGTGTTCCATCAAGACTATATTCTTAAAAAGGGCAATGACCCTTTAGAAATGGAACATCAAATGTGGAAATTACTCGATGCGCGCCGTGCTGAATATCCGGCAGAGCATAATGTCGGGCATCTTTATATTGCCAAGCCTGCCTTAGCCAACTTTTATCAAAAACTCGACCCAACCAATAGCTTTAATGTGGGGATTGGACATACCTCAAAACTGAAATATTGGGGCAAGGCTAAATCGTAA
- a CDS encoding GntR family transcriptional regulator — MQDLTFAPEPLQSQGRTLTENVFKQIQTAIVLGQIPAGSKISEPELARTYGISRGPLREAIHRLEGQRLVERTAHVGARVVSLSLQQFKELYQIRASLEGLACKLAAQHIDKKQILALRDVLRMHAEDENFKAGKGYYLQEGQDDFHYCIIKSSGNKTLEKMLCDELYHLIRMYRIQFSNTPDRPSKAWDEHIRILDAIAEGDGELAELLMHRHINASYKIIEQTLLQAQGEHNNG; from the coding sequence ATGCAAGATTTGACCTTCGCACCAGAGCCACTACAAAGTCAGGGAAGAACACTGACCGAGAATGTATTTAAACAAATACAGACGGCGATTGTTTTAGGTCAAATTCCGGCAGGTAGCAAAATTTCCGAGCCTGAACTGGCGCGCACTTACGGCATTAGCCGTGGGCCTTTGCGTGAAGCAATTCATCGCCTTGAAGGGCAACGTTTGGTTGAGCGTACTGCACATGTGGGCGCGCGTGTGGTTTCGCTCTCACTGCAACAGTTTAAAGAGCTTTACCAGATTCGTGCGTCATTAGAAGGTTTAGCTTGCAAACTTGCGGCACAGCATATTGATAAAAAGCAAATTTTGGCGCTACGTGATGTCTTACGTATGCATGCCGAAGATGAAAACTTTAAAGCAGGTAAAGGATATTACTTGCAAGAAGGGCAGGACGATTTTCACTACTGCATTATCAAAAGTAGTGGCAATAAAACCCTAGAAAAAATGCTATGTGATGAGCTTTATCATCTCATCCGTATGTACCGAATTCAGTTTTCAAACACACCCGATCGTCCAAGCAAAGCTTGGGACGAACATATCCGTATTTTAGATGCAATTGCAGAAGGCGATGGTGAACTTGCCGAGCTGCTCATGCATCGACATATCAATGCTTCTTACAAAATTATTGAGCAAACACTGCTACAAGCACAAGGAGAACATAACAATGGCTAA
- the lldP gene encoding L-lactate permease: protein MTMLNMWQQLYDPLNNIWLSSAVALIPIIFFFLALAVFRLKGSIAGTGTVIIALLIALFFYQMPGQMAFASIIYGFFYGLWPISWIIIGAVFLYKISVKTGQFEVIRSSILSITEDQRLQMLLVGFAFGTFLEGAAGFGAPVAITAALLVGLGFKPLYAAGLCLIVNTAPVAFGAMGIPIIVAGQVSGVDTMEISQMVGRQLPFLTIIVLFWIMAIMDGWRGVKETWPAVLVGGGAFAIAQYLTSNFIGPELPDITAAIASLVSLTLLFRVWKPKHIFRFEPEAGQTLTQQPTTVQRYSIGKIAKAWSPFAILTVMVTIWSVKPFKALFAKDGALEHWIFKLEVPYLHKLVEKMPPIVSEIKPYEAIYKFDWFSATGTAIFIAAIITVIFLKRKASEAVTTFGETLNELKTPIYSIGMVLAFAFIANYSGLSATLALALSHTGHAFTFFSPFLGWLGVFLTGSDTSSNALFSALQATTAQQIGIPEVLLVAANTSGGVTGKMISPQSIAIACAAVGLVGKESDLFRFTVKHSIIFTVFVGIIITVQAYLVPWMIP, encoded by the coding sequence ATGACAATGCTCAATATGTGGCAACAACTTTATGACCCTTTAAATAATATTTGGCTGTCTAGTGCGGTTGCATTAATCCCGATTATTTTCTTCTTTTTGGCCTTGGCTGTTTTTCGTTTAAAAGGCAGTATCGCGGGTACGGGCACAGTTATTATTGCATTACTGATTGCGCTATTTTTCTATCAAATGCCTGGTCAAATGGCCTTTGCGTCAATCATTTACGGTTTCTTCTACGGTCTATGGCCAATTTCATGGATCATTATCGGGGCAGTTTTTCTATACAAGATTTCGGTAAAAACAGGCCAGTTTGAGGTTATTCGCTCAAGCATTCTATCTATTACCGAAGACCAACGTCTGCAAATGTTACTCGTTGGTTTTGCATTTGGTACTTTCCTTGAAGGAGCTGCGGGCTTTGGTGCTCCTGTCGCAATTACCGCTGCACTACTTGTCGGTTTAGGGTTTAAGCCACTTTACGCTGCTGGTTTATGTTTAATTGTAAATACAGCGCCAGTGGCATTTGGTGCGATGGGTATTCCAATTATTGTGGCGGGGCAGGTTTCCGGTGTAGACACTATGGAAATTAGCCAGATGGTGGGTCGTCAGTTGCCATTTTTAACCATTATTGTGCTGTTCTGGATTATGGCGATTATGGATGGCTGGCGTGGTGTTAAGGAAACTTGGCCTGCGGTATTGGTCGGTGGTGGTGCTTTTGCGATTGCTCAGTATCTCACCTCTAACTTTATTGGCCCTGAGTTACCAGACATTACCGCAGCAATTGCTTCATTGGTCAGCCTGACGTTGTTATTCCGTGTTTGGAAACCAAAACATATTTTCCGTTTTGAACCTGAAGCAGGTCAGACTTTGACTCAGCAACCTACAACAGTTCAACGTTATAGCATTGGCAAAATTGCAAAGGCATGGTCTCCATTTGCTATTTTAACGGTAATGGTCACGATCTGGAGCGTTAAGCCATTTAAAGCATTATTTGCAAAAGATGGTGCTCTTGAACACTGGATTTTTAAACTTGAAGTGCCGTATTTACATAAATTGGTCGAGAAAATGCCGCCGATTGTGTCCGAGATAAAACCATACGAAGCAATTTATAAGTTTGACTGGTTCTCTGCAACAGGTACTGCAATTTTTATTGCTGCGATCATCACAGTTATTTTCTTAAAAAGGAAAGCAAGTGAGGCAGTAACAACCTTCGGTGAAACGCTCAATGAGTTAAAAACACCGATTTACTCGATTGGTATGGTGTTGGCATTTGCTTTTATTGCGAACTATTCAGGTTTATCTGCAACTTTGGCTTTGGCTCTATCGCATACGGGTCATGCGTTTACTTTCTTCTCGCCATTTTTGGGTTGGCTTGGTGTGTTCCTTACTGGTTCAGACACTTCTTCAAATGCTTTGTTCTCGGCATTACAGGCAACCACCGCTCAGCAAATTGGTATTCCGGAAGTGTTATTGGTCGCTGCGAATACCAGTGGTGGTGTGACAGGTAAAATGATTTCGCCACAGTCGATTGCGATTGCTTGTGCCGCAGTAGGCTTAGTTGGAAAAGAGTCTGACTTGTTCCGTTTCACGGTAAAACATAGCATCATATTCACTGTCTTTGTTGGCATCATTATCACGGTTCAGGCTTATCTGGTTCCGTGGATGATTCCATAA
- a CDS encoding phosphohexomutase domain-containing protein, with translation MTTLTCFKAYDIRGKLGTELNEEIAYKIGRAYGQIYKPKTVVVGCDIRLSSEALKQATIRGLNDAGVNVLDLGMTGTEEVYFAAFHLDVQGGIEVTASHNPMDYNGMKLVRENARPISADTGLKEIQALAETNNFEEVSQKGTTQSYNILPEFVDHLLTYIEPAKIRPLKLVVNAGNGAAGHVIDAIEEKFKALNVPVEFIKIHHEADGTFPNGIPNPILIENRDSTRNAVLEHKADMGIAWDGDFDRCFLFDEKGQFIEGYYIVGLLAQAFLIKQSGEKIVHDPRLVWNTFDIVDEYKGVAVQSKSGHAFIKDVMREHNAVYGGEMSAHHYFRDFAYCDSGMIPWLLTIALLSETGQSLSTLVENMIAKFPCSGEINFKVVDTQTTIQKIFDFYANQNPQIDRTDGVSLDFGTWRFNVRASNTEPLLRLNIESRTDSQAQPMQYYVDELTGLIQN, from the coding sequence ATGACTACTTTAACGTGTTTTAAAGCTTATGATATCCGAGGCAAACTCGGCACCGAATTGAATGAAGAAATCGCCTATAAAATTGGCCGCGCTTACGGACAAATCTATAAACCAAAAACTGTGGTTGTAGGTTGTGATATTCGTCTAAGCAGTGAGGCTTTAAAACAAGCGACCATCCGCGGTTTAAATGATGCGGGTGTGAATGTGCTTGATTTAGGCATGACGGGTACTGAAGAAGTGTACTTTGCCGCTTTTCATTTAGACGTACAAGGTGGTATAGAAGTAACTGCGAGTCATAACCCAATGGACTATAACGGTATGAAATTGGTTCGAGAAAATGCTCGTCCAATTAGTGCCGATACTGGTTTAAAAGAAATTCAGGCTTTAGCAGAGACCAATAACTTTGAAGAAGTTAGCCAAAAAGGTACAACGCAAAGCTATAACATTTTGCCTGAGTTCGTTGACCATCTACTGACTTATATTGAACCTGCAAAAATCCGTCCATTAAAGTTAGTGGTAAACGCGGGTAATGGTGCAGCTGGTCATGTGATTGATGCCATTGAAGAAAAATTTAAAGCGCTTAATGTACCGGTTGAATTTATTAAAATTCATCATGAAGCAGATGGTACTTTCCCAAATGGCATCCCTAACCCAATTTTAATTGAAAACCGTGACAGTACCCGAAATGCTGTTCTTGAGCATAAAGCAGATATGGGTATTGCATGGGACGGCGACTTTGACCGCTGTTTCTTGTTCGATGAAAAAGGACAATTCATTGAGGGCTACTATATTGTTGGCCTATTGGCTCAAGCTTTCTTAATCAAACAGTCAGGCGAAAAAATTGTGCATGACCCACGTTTAGTGTGGAACACATTTGATATCGTCGACGAATACAAAGGTGTTGCTGTACAGTCAAAATCGGGGCATGCATTTATTAAAGATGTTATGCGTGAACACAATGCCGTATATGGCGGTGAAATGAGTGCTCACCACTATTTCCGTGATTTTGCTTACTGTGACAGTGGTATGATTCCCTGGTTACTCACCATTGCTCTACTCTCTGAAACAGGACAATCTCTCTCAACACTCGTTGAAAATATGATTGCCAAGTTCCCTTGTAGTGGTGAAATCAACTTTAAAGTAGTCGATACGCAAACTACGATTCAAAAGATTTTCGACTTCTATGCGAATCAAAATCCACAAATTGACCGTACCGATGGGGTAAGCCTCGACTTTGGCACATGGCGCTTTAACGTCCGTGCTTCAAATACTGAGCCTTTGTTACGTCTTAATATTGAAAGCCGTACAGATAGTCAAGCTCAGCCAATGCAATATTATGTAGATGAGTTGACTGGATTAATTCAGAACTAA
- the lldD gene encoding FMN-dependent L-lactate dehydrogenase LldD → MIISSGNDYRAAAQRRLPPFLFHYIDGGAYAEYTLKRNVQDLSEIALRQRVLNDMSALSLETKLFNETLSMPVALAPVGLTGMYARRGEVQAAMAADKKGIPFTLSTVSVCPIEEVAPAINRPMWFQLYVLRDRGFMRNALERAKAAGCSTLVFTVDMPVPGARYRDAHSGMSGPNAAMRRYMQSVFHPHWSWNVGLMGRPHDLGNISKYLGKPTGLEDYIGWLGSNFDPSISWKDLEWIREFWDGPMVIKGILDPEDAKDAVRFGADGIVVSNHGGRQLDGVMSSARALPAIADAVKGDLAILADSGIRNGLDVVRMLALGADTVLLGRAFVYALAAAGGQGVSNLLDLIDKEMRVAMTLTGAKSISDINADCLVQAIKQGL, encoded by the coding sequence ATGATTATTTCTTCTGGCAATGATTATCGTGCTGCGGCACAACGTCGCTTACCCCCATTTTTATTTCACTACATTGATGGTGGTGCGTATGCGGAATATACCTTAAAGCGTAACGTACAAGATTTGTCAGAAATTGCATTGCGTCAGCGTGTGCTGAATGACATGTCCGCGTTGAGTTTAGAGACAAAACTGTTTAATGAAACGCTGTCGATGCCAGTTGCCTTGGCGCCTGTGGGTTTAACAGGTATGTATGCACGCCGTGGTGAAGTACAAGCCGCAATGGCAGCCGATAAAAAAGGTATTCCATTTACGCTTTCAACGGTTTCTGTTTGCCCGATTGAGGAAGTTGCACCTGCAATTAACCGTCCGATGTGGTTCCAGCTTTATGTATTACGCGATCGAGGTTTTATGCGTAATGCTTTGGAACGTGCAAAAGCAGCGGGTTGTTCAACACTGGTGTTTACCGTAGATATGCCTGTGCCGGGTGCACGTTACCGTGATGCCCATTCGGGTATGAGTGGGCCAAATGCTGCGATGCGTCGTTATATGCAATCAGTATTTCATCCGCATTGGTCATGGAATGTTGGCTTAATGGGTCGTCCGCACGACTTGGGTAATATCTCTAAATATTTAGGTAAACCGACTGGGCTTGAAGACTATATCGGCTGGTTAGGCTCGAACTTTGACCCATCGATTTCATGGAAAGACCTTGAGTGGATTCGTGAGTTTTGGGATGGCCCAATGGTGATTAAAGGCATTTTAGACCCTGAAGATGCCAAAGATGCTGTGCGTTTTGGTGCAGATGGTATTGTGGTATCGAATCACGGCGGTCGTCAGTTAGATGGCGTGATGTCATCTGCTCGTGCATTGCCTGCAATTGCCGATGCCGTGAAAGGTGATTTGGCCATTTTGGCTGACTCAGGCATTCGTAATGGTTTAGACGTGGTGCGTATGTTGGCGCTCGGTGCCGATACGGTTTTACTTGGTCGTGCGTTTGTGTATGCCTTGGCAGCAGCAGGTGGGCAAGGGGTTTCGAACTTGCTTGATTTGATTGATAAAGAAATGCGTGTTGCGATGACGCTCACGGGTGCTAAGTCGATTTCGGATATTAATGCGGATTGTTTAGTACAGGCGATTAAACAAGGACTTTAA
- a CDS encoding amino acid aminotransferase, with the protein MFQHIPPYAGDPILSLMEQFNADTRSEKVNLSIGLYYNEDSIVPQLETIIEAQKRIEPKNGKTKLYLPMEGFKPYREAIQALLFGANSPAVKAGRAVTIQTLGGSGALKVGADFLKTYFPNSDVWVSQPTWDNHVAIFNGAGIKTHFYPYFDAETRGVDFDGMLSTLKTLPEQSIVLLHPCCHNPTGADLNPAQWDQVIAVLKDRNLIPFLDIAYQGFGDGMEEDAYAIRALDQAGLNFIVSNSFSKIFSLYGERVGGLTFVCDDAEAAQCTFGQLKATVRRIYSSPPTTGAWLVDEVLNDAELNQQWQGEVKEMRERIIKMRSILKDELTKALPDRDFSYLVNQKGMFSYTGLTAEQVDILREEYAIYLVRSGRICVAGLNMNNVYTVAKAMAEVLAKSVEAA; encoded by the coding sequence ATGTTTCAACATATCCCCCCATACGCAGGCGATCCAATTCTCTCTTTAATGGAACAGTTCAATGCTGATACTCGTTCTGAAAAAGTAAACTTGAGTATTGGTCTTTATTATAACGAAGACAGCATTGTTCCTCAGTTAGAGACCATTATCGAGGCACAAAAGCGTATTGAGCCTAAGAACGGTAAAACCAAACTTTATTTGCCAATGGAAGGCTTCAAACCTTACCGTGAAGCAATTCAAGCACTTTTATTTGGTGCAAACAGCCCAGCAGTTAAAGCTGGCCGTGCTGTAACCATCCAAACGCTTGGTGGTTCAGGTGCATTGAAAGTTGGTGCGGATTTCTTAAAAACTTATTTCCCAAATTCAGACGTTTGGGTGAGCCAACCAACTTGGGATAACCACGTTGCGATTTTCAATGGCGCTGGCATTAAGACTCATTTCTACCCATATTTCGATGCAGAAACGCGTGGTGTAGATTTTGACGGTATGCTTTCTACACTTAAAACTTTGCCTGAGCAAAGCATTGTGTTGTTGCACCCATGCTGCCATAACCCAACGGGTGCTGATTTAAACCCAGCGCAATGGGACCAAGTAATTGCAGTATTAAAAGACCGTAACCTTATTCCATTCCTAGACATCGCTTACCAAGGTTTTGGTGACGGTATGGAAGAAGATGCGTATGCAATCCGTGCTTTAGACCAAGCGGGTCTAAACTTCATTGTGAGCAACTCGTTCTCTAAAATCTTCTCTTTATATGGCGAGCGTGTTGGCGGCTTAACTTTCGTATGTGACGATGCAGAAGCTGCTCAGTGCACATTCGGTCAGTTAAAAGCGACTGTACGCCGTATTTACTCTAGCCCTCCTACAACAGGTGCTTGGCTAGTTGATGAAGTGTTAAATGACGCTGAACTTAACCAACAATGGCAAGGTGAAGTGAAAGAGATGCGTGAGCGTATTATCAAAATGCGTAGCATCTTGAAAGACGAACTCACTAAAGCATTACCAGACCGTGACTTTAGCTACCTTGTAAACCAGAAAGGTATGTTCAGCTACACAGGTCTAACTGCTGAGCAAGTTGATATCTTGCGTGAAGAATATGCAATCTACTTAGTACGTAGTGGCCGTATTTGTGTAGCAGGTTTAAACATGAACAATGTTTACACTGTTGCTAAAGCGATGGCTGAAGTGCTTGCTAAATCTGTAGAAGCTGCATAA
- the galE gene encoding UDP-glucose 4-epimerase GalE: MAKILVTGGAGYIGSHTCVELLEAGHEVIVFDNLSNSSKESLNRVQEITQKGLTFVEGDIRNSGELDRVFQEHAIDAVIHFAGLKAVGESQEKPLIYFDNNIAGSIQLVKSMEKAGVYTLVFSSSATVYDEANTSPLNEEMPTGMPSNNYGYTKLIVEQLLQKLSVADSKWSIALLRYFNPVGAHKSGRIGEDPQGIPNNLMPYVTQVAVGRREKLSIYGNDYDTIDGTGVRDYIHVVDLANAHLCALNNRLQAQGCRAWNIGTGNGSSVLQVKNTFEQVNGVPVAFEFAPRRAGDVATSFADNARAVAELGWKPQYGLEDMLKDSWNWQKQNPNGYN; encoded by the coding sequence ATGGCTAAAATTTTAGTTACAGGTGGTGCAGGTTATATTGGTTCGCACACTTGTGTAGAGCTCTTAGAAGCAGGTCATGAAGTTATTGTATTTGATAATCTTTCAAATAGTTCAAAAGAATCTTTAAATAGAGTTCAAGAGATCACTCAAAAAGGTTTAACTTTTGTAGAGGGTGATATTCGGAATTCTGGTGAGCTTGACCGAGTGTTTCAAGAGCATGCAATTGATGCGGTTATTCATTTTGCAGGTTTAAAAGCAGTAGGTGAAAGCCAGGAAAAACCGCTTATTTATTTTGATAATAATATTGCAGGCAGTATTCAACTGGTGAAGTCAATGGAGAAAGCTGGTGTTTATACATTAGTATTTAGCTCCTCTGCGACCGTATATGATGAGGCAAATACCTCTCCGCTGAATGAAGAAATGCCAACAGGTATGCCAAGTAATAATTATGGATATACAAAACTAATTGTTGAGCAATTATTACAAAAACTTTCAGTAGCTGACTCTAAATGGTCTATTGCTTTACTACGTTATTTTAACCCTGTAGGTGCACATAAGAGTGGGCGTATTGGTGAAGACCCTCAAGGTATTCCAAATAATTTAATGCCTTATGTGACTCAAGTTGCTGTGGGTCGCCGTGAGAAACTATCTATTTATGGTAATGATTACGATACAATAGATGGTACAGGTGTGCGAGATTATATCCATGTTGTTGACTTGGCGAATGCACATTTATGTGCTTTAAATAACCGCTTACAGGCGCAAGGTTGCCGTGCATGGAATATTGGTACAGGTAATGGTTCATCTGTTTTACAAGTCAAAAATACCTTTGAACAAGTGAATGGTGTACCTGTTGCTTTTGAGTTCGCTCCACGTAGAGCAGGGGATGTTGCGACTTCTTTTGCGGACAATGCTCGCGCAGTTGCTGAGTTGGGTTGGAAACCTCAATATGGCTTAGAAGATATGCTTAAGGATAGCTGGAATTGGCAAAAGCAGAATCCTAATGGCTACAATTAA